ATTGGTCCTCCTGGATACCCTAATCCAAGCACTCTTGCTACTTTATCACAGCTTTCTCCCACTGCATCATCAAGAGTTCCTCCCATATTTGTAAACTTATGATTTTCATCCATATATACAATATTAGTATGTCCTCCAGATACAACAAGAGCTATACATGGAAGTTCTATATCATGCTCTAAAAAGTTAGCATACATATGTCCTTTTATATGGTGTACTGGTATTATTGGTATATTATGAGCATAAGAAAGCCCCTTTGCAAAAGATACTCCTACTAAAAGAGCTCCTATCAATCCTGGTGCATAAGTTACTGCTATATAATCAACATCATCAAGAGTTATTTTTGCCTCTTTCAATGCTTCATCTAATATAGCAGCAATATTTTTTATATGCTGTCTTGAAGCTATTTCAGGTACTACCCCTCCATATTCTTTATGTATCTCTATCTGAGAAGATATTTTATTAGATAATATCTCTTTTCCATCCCTTAATATAGCTATTGAAGTTTCATCACAAGAACTCTCTATTCCTAAAATTATCATTCAGTCCCTCCTTTTTCCTCTTTCTTCTATTGATTATTATATCACTTTTACAAGAAAAAAGCAGTTTTTTCCTAATTAACTTTTAAATTATATTTTTTAAATATAGAGACAGCATTATCCAGTCTTTCTTTAGAAAGTTCTTCTACTCCTTCCAAAGCATATTTCATTCCTAATTCCTTATATTTAAATTCTCCAAGTCTGTGATATGGTAGTAATTCAACTTTTTCTACATTGCTTAAAGCAGATATATACTCAGCCAGTCTATTCAAAAGTTCATCATTATCTGTAATGCCAGGAACAATTACATGTCTTATCCAAGCTTTTTTCCCTTTTTCTTTTAGATATTGAGCAAATTTCAGAGTATTTTCAAGTTCAACTCCTGTAAGTTCTTTATATACTTCTTCATCAATAGCTTTTATATCTAAAAGTACAAGATCTGTATACTCCAATACTTCTTTCACTTTTTCATTAAAAATATACCCAGAGGTATCTATCACTGTATTTATTCCATCTTCTTTACAAAGCTTAAAAAGTTCAAGAACAAAATCAGCTTGAAGAAGAGGTTCTCCCCCTGTTACAGTAAGTCCTCCTTTTTTTCCAAAATATCCTTTATATTTTTTTACTTTCTCAAAAGTTTCTGCAGCTTCTTCTTTTATTTTTTCTTCTGACATATTCCATGTATCAGGATTATGGCAGAATTTACATCTCAATGGACATCCTTGAAGAAAAAGTACAAACCTTATCCCAGGACCATCTACTGTTCCAAAACTCTCATATGAATGTATATTTCCAATCCTGCTCATATCTTCATCTCCTTTAAGAAATATTTGATTATCCCTTCTCTCTTTAACTTCAGTTTTACTTTTTCTTTATTAAAATCTTATTTTTATCCGTTATAATTATCCTTATTTCTTTTGGTATATTATCTCTATATACTTTAAATTTTTATTCTAGTATATCATATATTTAAAGAAAAGACTGATTCAAAATTGAAAATCCCTTCCCAAGTTTGAAACAGTCTCTTTGATTTATTTTATGCTAATTCTTATTACATTCTTCCATTAATTGTTCTCGAAAGTACATCTAACTGTTGTTCTCTTGTCAATCTTATAAAGTTTACTGCGTAACCAGATACTCTTATTGTAAGCTGTGGATATTTTTCAGGATTTTCCATTGCATCTTCTAATAATTCCCTGTCAAATACATTGACATTAAGATGTTGTCCTCCCTCTGGAGTAAAATATCCATCCATCATAGAAACAAGATTATCAACCCTGTCTTCCATAGTCTTTCCTAATGCTCCTGGAGCTATTGCAAATGTATATGATATTCCATCATTTGAATGGTGGAATGGTAATTTTGCAACTGATGCAAGAGAAGCTATTGCTCCTCTAGTATCTCTTCCATTCATTGGATTTGCTCCTGGTGCAAATGGAGTTCCAGCTCTTCTTCCATCAGGAGTATTCCCTGTTTTTTTACCATATACAACATTTGAAGTTATAGTAAGGATAGATTGAGTTGCTCTTGAATGTCTATATGTTTCATGAGTTCTCAAATAATCCATAAATTTCTCAGTAACTTTTACAGCAAGCTCATCTGTAGAATCTTCATTATTTCCATAAGGAACATAATCTCCTTCTCTTTCAAAATCTACAATTAATCCCTCTTCATTTCTTATTGCTTTTACTTTTGTATCTCTAATAGCTGCTAGTGAATCAGCTACTATTGAAAGCCCTGCTATACCAGTAGCTTGAGTTCTTTCAATGTCAAGGTCATGAAGCCCCATTTCAAAAGCTTCATAAGCATATTTATCATGCATATAATGAATTATTTTTAAAGCATTTACATATACTCCTGCAAGCCATTTCATCATTTGCTCAAATTTTTCTATTACTTCTTCAAATTCTAAATATTCTCCAGTTACAGGTGCAAATTTAGGTGCTACTTGAGCTCCTGTTTTTTCGTCTCTTCCTCCATTTAAAGCATATAAAAGAGTTTTTGCAAGGTTTGCTCTAGCTCCAAAAAACTGCATTCCTTTTCCAATTTTCATAGGTGATACACAACATGCTATTCCATAGTCATCTCCAAATTCAGGTCTCATTAAATCATCATTTTCATATTGAATAGAAGATGTATCAATTGAAACTTTTGCACAATATTTTTTCCAGTTTTCTGGTGAGTTCACTGACCAAAGAACTGTCAGATTTGGCTCTGGAGCTGGCCCTAAGTTATATAGAGTATGAAGATATCTGAAAGATGTTTTAGTTACCAGAGTTCTTCCATCTATTCCCTGCCCTCCTATTGCCTCAGTAGTCCATATAGGATCTCCTGAGAATAATGCATCATATTCAGGAGTTCTTAAGAATCTGATTATTCTTAATTTAATTATAAATTGGTCTATAAGTTCCTGAGCTTCTTTTTCAGTTATAAGCTCTGTTTCAAGATCTCTTTGAATATAGATATCAAGGAAAGTTGCAGTTCTTCCCAATGACATAGCAGCTCCATCTTGATCTTTAGTTGCTGCAAGATATCCAAAATATACAAATTGTACAGCTTCTCTTGCATTTTCTGCTGGTCTTGAAACATCAAATCCATAAGATGCACACATTTTTACAAATCTCTTAAGAGCTTGAATCTGTTCATGAGTTTCTTCTCTTCTTCTTATAGTTTCATCATCCATTTCAGGAACTTCTAATATTTTCATTTGATTCTTCTTATCTTCTATTAATCTATCTATTCCATAAAGAGCTATTCTTCTATAATCTCCTATTATTCTTCCTCTTCCATAAGCATCAGGAAGTCCAGTTATAATACCAAATTTTCTTGCTGCTTTCATTTCATCTGTGTAAGCTGAGAAGACTCCTTCATTATGAGTTTTTCTATATTTAGTGAATATTTCTTCTGTCATTGGATCAATTTTATATCCAAAAGCTTCCAAAGAATTTTTTACCATTCTAAGTCCACCTTTTGGATAAATCCCCCTTTTAAGAGGAGCATCAGTTTGAAGTCCAACAATAACTTCAGAATCTTTTTCAATATATCCAGGTCCATAAGCATCAATAGCTTGAGGTTTTTTAGTTTCAACATCATAAATACCTTTTGCTCTTTCTTCTTTAAACATTTCAGTAAGTTTATCCCATACTTTCTTGGTATTTTCAGTGGATTTAACTAAAAAAGAGTCATCTCCTTCATATGGAGTATAATTGCATTGTATAAAATCTCTTACATTAATCTCTTTCTGCCAAAGCTCCCCTTTAAAACCATTCCAATATTTCATTATGATCCCTCCTCATAAAATAAAAACTTAATATTTAAAAACTGAATGATATCAGTTTTACTAACTGTTTAAAATATTTATACATTCCATTGATTTTCTTAATATATTTTTATTTTAACATTCTTTATAAAATAAGTCAACAATTATATTCACTATTTTCAACTTTTTCACCCTAAAAAAATGTATAAAAAAAACCGACAATCTAGGCTTATTTGCCCAGACGGTCGGCATTATCATCGTTATACTTCATGTGGTTAATTCCACGCTCCGTCAGTCATATAACTGATATAATATTAACATTTTAGAATCTTCTTGTCAATATAAATATAGTTTTTAATACAAGTTTTTCTAAAATATTACCTATATAGCTTCAAAATTTCTAACAATAATGTCTCTCACTTTCATATTCAAATTTTTTAATTCTTCCTTAGGAATATCCTCTACAAAAATTGGTTCATCTACTATTAAAGTTATAAGCTGCCCTCTGTTCATTCTAAAAGCTCCTCTTTTTTGAATATTATATGTTCCTTTCAATGTAAGGGGAACTATTATTCCATTAGTTTCAGTTGCCAGTTTAAAGCTTCCTTTTTTAAAACTTAGTATATTTCCATCAATAGTTCTTTCCCCTTCAGGGAAAATAACAGTAGGGTAACCTTTTTTTATAAGTTCTACAGCTTTTTTCATATCTTTTATTCCTTCCCTCGGATTTTCTCTATTGAGAAAAATACAATTACTTTTTTTCATCCATGTTCCAAAAAAAGGCCAAGATTTCATCTCATGTTTTGCTACAAATCCTACATCCATATGCAAAGCTGTAACTATAGCTGGTATATCCAAATTGCTTTGATGATTGCACACAAAAATTATCCCTTTAGTCTTAACCAAAGAATTTATTGCTCTTCTATTTTTATACTTTACTCTTAATTTCACATTTAAGCTTCCTAATACCATTTTTGAAAGCCATTTCAATTTTCTTCTTGAGTATTCTACACCTTTTCTTTCACTTAAAAAATGAATCTTTGGAAGGTAAAATATACTTATAAATATAAACAAAAAGAACCCTGTTGATGAAGCTAAAATCAAACCTAACATTTTATCCTCCAAGTTACTCCAGCTCTGACACTGCTTTTTTTATATCTTGATATTCAAAGCCCTTTCTCATCAAAGAAAGTATCTTTTTTTCTTTTTCTTTATCCCCAAGTTTAATCCATAATTTTTTTATCTCTTCCATTTCATTTTCAGAATTTTCACTTATAATTTCTCTTATTATATCTTGAGAAAGTCCCTTTTGAAAAAGCATGAACCCCATCTTTTTCTTTCCATAATTGTGATTTCTTACATAACTTCTTCCGTATTCATAATCATCTAAATAATTTTTTCCCCTAAATTCTTCTATAATTTCATCTATTATATGCTTTTCTCTATATTTTAGCAATAGTTTAGTTTTCAATTCTTTGACTGAATAGTCCTGTTTTGACAAAAGAAAATATCCCATACTTAAAGCCCTTAATCTAATAAGATATTTGTATTCTTCATCAGTGATATATTCTTTATTTTTTAGATTAAATTCTATTATTGTTGCTTTATTTAAATCGATACAGAACATTTCATCAAAATACACCTTATTTCCCTTTAGACTAAACTTCTTCAAAACTTAATACTCCTTCTTTAGACTCTGATTTTTCAGTTTCTTTATCTTCTTTTTTATCTGGTTTTACAGCCTTTTTTACTTCTTCTTCTATCTTAGCTAAAAGTTCAAGTTCAGTTTCAAGCCTTGCTTTTACATTCTCTTTACCCTGCCCCAATCTAATATCTCCAAAACTAAACCAAGCTCCTGATTTTGCAACTATATCTTTTTCTATAGCCATATCAAGAATTTCCCCTACTCTTGATATTCCTTTTCCATACATTATTTGAAAAGCAGCTTCTTTGAATGGGGGGGCTATTTTATTTTTAGTCACTTTTACTATTGTTTCATTTCCTATTACCTCATCACCTTGTTTTACTGATCCAATTCTTTTTACTTCCATTCTCACTGATGAGTAGAATTTTAAAGCCTTTCCTCCAGTAGTTGTAGTTTGAGGTCCAAATCCAAATCCTCCAATCTTATCTCTGATTTGATTGATAAATACCATTGTAGTTTTTGATTTATTCAATGTTGCAGTAAGTTTTCTTAAAGCTTTTGACATAAGTCTTGCCTGCAATCCCATCTGTTGATCTCCCATTTCTCCATCAATTTCCACTTTTGGTACAAGAGCAGCCACAGAATCCACTACTATAAGATCAACAGCTCCTGATCTCACAAGCATATCTGCAATTTCAAGAGCTTGTTCTCCATAATCTGGCTGAGATATCAGCAATTCATCTACATCCACTCCTAAAGCCTTTGCATATACTGGATCTAAAGCATGTTCTGCATCTATAAATGCTACTACCCCTCCACTTTTTTGTGCTTCTGCAGCTATATGAAGAGCTATTGTTGTTTTTCCTGAACTTTCAGCTCCATATATTTCAACAATTCTTCCTCTTGGAACTCCTCCAAGACCTAATGCAGCATCAAGATTTATACTTCCAGTTGAAATAACCTCTACATTCATTGCCTGATTATCACCAAGCTTCATAATAGATCCTTCACCAAAATCTTTTTTTATCTGTTTCATTGCCAGTTCTAGTGCTTTTTCTTTCTCACTGACTTCACGATTTTTTTCTGTGTTCTTTGCTTTTGCCATCTCTTATTCACCACTTCCTTTATATTTTTACGCTGTTTTCTATTGTGTCAAAAACTTCTTTTCCTGTTATCTGTTTCATACAATCAAAATGTCCCTGAGGACATTCTTTATCCCCATGCAGACTGCAAGGAGAACATTTTATATTTTTATCTATTAATACAGTATTTTCTCCAAAATCAAACATTGCTGGACTTGTAGGTCCAAATATTACAAATGTTTTACATTTTACCCCTCTTGCTATATGAAAAGGTCCTGAATCATTTGCAACGAGAAACAAAGCTTTTGATAAAAGTGCTCCACTTTGTTTAAGTGAAAGCTTTCCAGCCATATTTATTGTATGTCCTTCACTTATTTTATCTATTTCATCACAAAGCTCAATGTCTTCCTTTCCACCAATAAGAACAGTTTTTTTCTTATATTTTTTATAAATTAGATTTGCTAATTCTCCAAATCCTTCTTTTGTCCATTTTTTAGTATTTTTTGAAGCTCCTGGTGCCATTACAGGTAATCCATCATATTCCTTACAAATATCATCTTTTTCAGAAAAAGCAAAACTTATGTCTTCTCCTTTATATTCAAGTCCAAAATCCTTAAATGCACCAAAATAATTCTTTACTATTGTATTATCAACTTTATATTTTATTAATTTCATTTTTACAAGAAGAGTTTTCCACCAACTTCTTTTCTTGTAAGTGAAAATTTTTGCTCCAATATTTTTTGAAATAATTTTTGATCTTATTTTAGAATGAAGATCAAATATATAGTCATATCCATTTTTTTTCAATTCCTTACCAAATTTTTTCATATTATAGAAACCATCATTTTTTTCCTTATTGAATAAAATAACATTATCAATAAAAGGAATTCCTTCTATAGAATCTTTAAATTTATCTAAAACTAAAAAATCTATTACTGCTTCTGGATATTTTTCTTTGAATGCTTTTAATACAGGAGTAGTTAATATAATATCTCCTATTGAACTAAGCCTGATAACCAATATTTTCACTTTTTTCTTCTCCTAATGCTTTTTAATTTTATCTTGAACTTTGAAAGCAGTGTTAAGTAACTCCTCAGCATCTTAGCTCCTTTAAAATAGATACTATTCTTATCAAAATCTATTTTTTGCGGACAGCTCTCTTCAAGATACATAAATTCAAAACTCTTCCCAAAATTTCCATATTTATTTTTTTCTAATTTTGTATCTATAAGATAAACTTTATTGTCTTTTATTAAAAAATTGTTTAAATGAGAATCCCCATGAAGAAAACCTAAATCATGAATTTTTTTCAATTCCTGACTTATTATCTCTATATCCTCAAAACTGCTTTCTCTTCCATCTATATATGAATAAATAAGATATGAATCTACAACAAACACGCCTTTCCTTTTTTCAACAGCAAGGCAAGGAACAGCCCCATTTAATCCTATATCATTTATTTTTTCTATATTTTGAAATTCTCTTCTACTTTCACTTCCTCTAAATATGGAAAGAAACCTTTGCCATTTTCTGCTGTTTTTCTCAACAGGCTGTTTATATACAAGGTTTTCTCCTTCTATACTTATAAGGGCTACATAGCTTCGTTGATCATTTTTAAATATTTTTACAATTTCATATTCATCATTTTCAATTTTTTCATATAAATTTTTATCTTTTTTTTCTTTATAGTATAAAAAAATATTTCCCAGCTTTTCTTTATTCATAAAATCAAACTCTCTCTATTGTTTTCATTATTTCATCTAGTATCATTTTAGGCTTGATATCCAACATACATTTAAAATGTCTTTGAGGACATTTATCTCCTCCATGAAGTGAACAAGGTCTGCAGGTAAGACTTTTTATTTGAAATACCTTACTATTTTCAGACCATGGAAAAAATCCCAGTTCTTTTACTGTAGGGCCAAATATTGCAAGTATTTTTACATTTTTCCATGCTGAGGCTATATGTATAGGAGATGAATCATTCGTTACAACTAATTCTGATCTTTTTATAAGTTCTGCAAGTTCTAAAAGAGTAGTTTTTCCTCTGAAGTCAACTATATTTCCACCAGAAACAATTTTTAAAGCCATTTCATCAGCTCCTCCTATTATTCCTGTTATAATATCTTTTCTATTCATTACTTGTCCAATTACTTCATTAAAATATTCAATAGGCCACTTTTTAGTAAACCATTTGCTCCCAGGAGCTAGAAGAATAAGTTTTTTTCCTTTATATTTTTTCAACATTTCATCAACTTTTTTTATATCCTGTTCATTAGGATATAATTCTATTTCATATCTTTTTTCTTCTTTTCCAGAAACAAAAGATAATAACTTCTCCACTTCATGTTTATTTCTATCATAAGGTATTTTCTCAGTAAAAAGAAAGGAAGCCGCTGCATTTTTATATCCTTTTCTTACAGGTGATCCTGTCATCCATGACAGAATAGAACTTCTGATATATCTATGGGGTGTTATTACCAAATTAAAATTTTCATACTTCAATCTTTTTCCAAGCTGATATATACCTTTCACCCCTTTATGTTTTCCTCTTTTATCATATTCAATTATTTCACTTATATTGGGATTATTCCTCAATATAGAAGCACCTACTGGAGTTGTAACATAAGTTATATCACTATTAGGATATATTTCTTTCAGCTTTTTTATCAATGGAGTAGAAAGGACTATATCTCCTATAAAAGCTGTGTGTATTATTAATATTCTAATTTTTACCACCTTCCTCAAGCTTTAAAGCTCTTTCTAAAGCTAATATAAGCTCAAGTTCCATATTTTTATCATATTTGTCAAAATGAGGGTTATTATAATTTTCTAAAGGATTATTTTGATCTGGTATCAGATAAAATACTTTATCATCTCCAAGTACTCCCCATCTTATTATACTTTGAGTTTTCTTAGCTGGATAAATAGCAACTATTCTTTTCTTTAATGCACCAGCTATATGAGTAGGACCTGTTGAAGCTCCAAGATACACATCTGCTCTATCTATTATTGCTGCTATATTTAAAAGCTCTCCCCCATTAGCATATAAATATATCCCTTTCTCCAGAGAATTTTTTAGAAGCTTTTCTCCTCTTTCTTCTTCAGAAATATGACATGTAACTATTACAGATATATCAGGATTTCTTCTTTTAAAATTCATGATAAGATTACTATATTCTTCATCCTTTATATTCTTAGCAGAGCCTCCAATAAATGGGTTTATTACTAAAGCCTGCCCCTTTATGTCATTCATTTTGAAGAAAAGTTCTGCTGCATTTCTATGCTTTTCTTCATAATATAACTTTGTATTCAATTCATATACTTTTTGATAAAGTTCTTTATCCAGTTTTCTTACAAGGTCTAGGTTATACTTTCCTTCATTTTTTATAGATTTTGATCTTTTTTGCCATACTCCTTTATTATAAGTAAAAATAGATGAAAGTTTAGAAATAGGTCCTATCCTTATTTTAGCTTTACTTGCTCTTGCCAGCTTTGCTACAAAGGAATCGTTATACAAAGCAATAAATACATCTGCCTTAAAATATGCTATTTTTTCTATAAGATCACTTTGAGAATATTCATCTATTTTCATAATTCTATCTATATAAGGAAGATTCTTTACAATTTCGTAGTTATATTTTCTTACTAAAACTACCAATTCTGCATTGGGATACATTTTTTTTATCATAAAAAAACTAGGAATAGACAATATTAGATCTCCTATCTTATCAGTTCTGGAAACGATTATTCTTTTTATATCCATTGTCAGCTCCTTTATCAGTTTTTCTTATTTATATAACTTCCATTTCTATATATTTCTCTAAGTTTGAAATATTTAACCATTGAATACATAGAGCTTGTACTAGCTAGAAGAAATCCCTCTATCCCATCTAAAAATCCAAGTCTTATAATGTACATTCTTATAAATTTATACATTGGATTAAAAACTATCTGACCTATACTAGCTTTTTTTCCTTTTTTATAATATTCTAAAGCTCCTTCAGTTGTATAACGATTAAATTTAGAAAAATAATCTTCTAAAGTTAGATAACTATGATGGTAGATATCTTCTTTTATTTTAAATATTTCTTCTTGTGTTACAAAACTCTCATGAACTGTACTATCATTAAATCTTCCTGCTGTTTTTAAAAAAAGTCTTACAGCATAAGAGGTTCCCCATCCACCATGCTTTATCTGCTTTCCAAAACATATTGATAATCTGTTTATTTCATATACTTTTTTATCTTCATTTCCATTTATTATTTCTACTATTTTCTGTTTCAATCTAGAAGAAAGCTCTTCATCCGCATCCACTGTAAGTATCCATTTTCCATTACAATTTTCTATAGCTGCATTTCTTTGTTTTCCATATCCAAGCCATGGTTGATGAATAAATTTAGCCCTATATTTTTCTGCAATCTTTTTAGTGCTATCAGTAGAGCCACTATCTACTATAACTATTTCATCACAAATATCAGCTAAAGCCTTCAAAGTTCTCTCTAAATTTTTTTCTTCATTGAAAGTCATTACTGCTGCTGATAATTTCATAAAGCTCCTCCCAAAATTTTTATATCAATACACTAATTATATCAAATATCCCCCCTTTTTCAAAGCAAATATCTTTGTTCAAAAAAAGAAAAAAGATGAACCGGCCAAGTCCATCTTCTTCCATAAAAATATTTAGGGTTAGACTACAACATATGAATCTAAAAAGTGGGGTTTAAAAAAATTATTTGGAATATGGTGCCTAGAAATGGATTCGAACCATCGACCGTACGGGTATGAACCGTATGCTCTAGCCAACTGAGCTATCTAGGCATATGATTATTAATAGTACACTATTTTTTGTCCTTTGTCAATATTTTTTTATTTTTTGCTGTAAAAAAGACACATCAGAATAGATGTGTCCATTTTTGGAACTTTTTTATTTAAATTGCTTCAAATTCGTCTTTTTCTGCTGAACACAGAGGGCATACCCAATCTTCTGAAATATCTTCAAAAGCAGTTCCAGGCGCTACTCCATTATCCGGATCTCCATCTACTGGATCATAAATATATCCACATATTTTACATTCATATTTCTTCACTGCATTTCCTCCTGATTTTTTGCTAATTTTATTTAAAGTCAACTTTTTATCTATCTTTCCATAATCCATGAATATTGCAATATTCATATGCTACAACTTTACTTCCTTTTGGTACTTCAAAGAAAGCTTCTGGTTCATCCCCAGGTTTC
This is a stretch of genomic DNA from Fusobacterium sp.. It encodes these proteins:
- the tsaD gene encoding tRNA (adenosine(37)-N6)-threonylcarbamoyltransferase complex transferase subunit TsaD, whose translation is MIILGIESSCDETSIAILRDGKEILSNKISSQIEIHKEYGGVVPEIASRQHIKNIAAILDEALKEAKITLDDVDYIAVTYAPGLIGALLVGVSFAKGLSYAHNIPIIPVHHIKGHMYANFLEHDIELPCIALVVSGGHTNIVYMDENHKFTNMGGTLDDAVGESCDKVARVLGLGYPGGPIVDKMYYLGDRNFLQITEPRVGEYEFSFSGIKTAVINFVNKMNMKNEEFKKEDLAASFLGKVVDILCKKTLKAAKDKNVKTIILAGGVAANSLLRSQLTEQGAKLGIKVHYPSMKLCTDNAAMIAEAAYYKLKCADNKEDCFAGLELNGVATLDVTKDLY
- the pflA gene encoding pyruvate formate-lyase-activating protein, whose amino-acid sequence is MSRIGNIHSYESFGTVDGPGIRFVLFLQGCPLRCKFCHNPDTWNMSEEKIKEEAAETFEKVKKYKGYFGKKGGLTVTGGEPLLQADFVLELFKLCKEDGINTVIDTSGYIFNEKVKEVLEYTDLVLLDIKAIDEEVYKELTGVELENTLKFAQYLKEKGKKAWIRHVIVPGITDNDELLNRLAEYISALSNVEKVELLPYHRLGEFKYKELGMKYALEGVEELSKERLDNAVSIFKKYNLKVN
- the pflB gene encoding formate C-acetyltransferase; this encodes MKYWNGFKGELWQKEINVRDFIQCNYTPYEGDDSFLVKSTENTKKVWDKLTEMFKEERAKGIYDVETKKPQAIDAYGPGYIEKDSEVIVGLQTDAPLKRGIYPKGGLRMVKNSLEAFGYKIDPMTEEIFTKYRKTHNEGVFSAYTDEMKAARKFGIITGLPDAYGRGRIIGDYRRIALYGIDRLIEDKKNQMKILEVPEMDDETIRRREETHEQIQALKRFVKMCASYGFDVSRPAENAREAVQFVYFGYLAATKDQDGAAMSLGRTATFLDIYIQRDLETELITEKEAQELIDQFIIKLRIIRFLRTPEYDALFSGDPIWTTEAIGGQGIDGRTLVTKTSFRYLHTLYNLGPAPEPNLTVLWSVNSPENWKKYCAKVSIDTSSIQYENDDLMRPEFGDDYGIACCVSPMKIGKGMQFFGARANLAKTLLYALNGGRDEKTGAQVAPKFAPVTGEYLEFEEVIEKFEQMMKWLAGVYVNALKIIHYMHDKYAYEAFEMGLHDLDIERTQATGIAGLSIVADSLAAIRDTKVKAIRNEEGLIVDFEREGDYVPYGNNEDSTDELAVKVTEKFMDYLRTHETYRHSRATQSILTITSNVVYGKKTGNTPDGRRAGTPFAPGANPMNGRDTRGAIASLASVAKLPFHHSNDGISYTFAIAPGALGKTMEDRVDNLVSMMDGYFTPEGGQHLNVNVFDRELLEDAMENPEKYPQLTIRVSGYAVNFIRLTREQQLDVLSRTINGRM
- a CDS encoding lysophospholipid acyltransferase family protein; translated protein: MLGLILASSTGFFLFIFISIFYLPKIHFLSERKGVEYSRRKLKWLSKMVLGSLNVKLRVKYKNRRAINSLVKTKGIIFVCNHQSNLDIPAIVTALHMDVGFVAKHEMKSWPFFGTWMKKSNCIFLNRENPREGIKDMKKAVELIKKGYPTVIFPEGERTIDGNILSFKKGSFKLATETNGIIVPLTLKGTYNIQKRGAFRMNRGQLITLIVDEPIFVEDIPKEELKNLNMKVRDIIVRNFEAI
- a CDS encoding regulatory protein RecX, producing MKKFSLKGNKVYFDEMFCIDLNKATIIEFNLKNKEYITDEEYKYLIRLRALSMGYFLLSKQDYSVKELKTKLLLKYREKHIIDEIIEEFRGKNYLDDYEYGRSYVRNHNYGKKKMGFMLFQKGLSQDIIREIISENSENEMEEIKKLWIKLGDKEKEKKILSLMRKGFEYQDIKKAVSELE
- the recA gene encoding recombinase RecA is translated as MAKAKNTEKNREVSEKEKALELAMKQIKKDFGEGSIMKLGDNQAMNVEVISTGSINLDAALGLGGVPRGRIVEIYGAESSGKTTIALHIAAEAQKSGGVVAFIDAEHALDPVYAKALGVDVDELLISQPDYGEQALEIADMLVRSGAVDLIVVDSVAALVPKVEIDGEMGDQQMGLQARLMSKALRKLTATLNKSKTTMVFINQIRDKIGGFGFGPQTTTTGGKALKFYSSVRMEVKRIGSVKQGDEVIGNETIVKVTKNKIAPPFKEAAFQIMYGKGISRVGEILDMAIEKDIVAKSGAWFSFGDIRLGQGKENVKARLETELELLAKIEEEVKKAVKPDKKEDKETEKSESKEGVLSFEEV
- a CDS encoding glycosyltransferase family 9 protein; this translates as MKILVIRLSSIGDIILTTPVLKAFKEKYPEAVIDFLVLDKFKDSIEGIPFIDNVILFNKEKNDGFYNMKKFGKELKKNGYDYIFDLHSKIRSKIISKNIGAKIFTYKKRSWWKTLLVKMKLIKYKVDNTIVKNYFGAFKDFGLEYKGEDISFAFSEKDDICKEYDGLPVMAPGASKNTKKWTKEGFGELANLIYKKYKKKTVLIGGKEDIELCDEIDKISEGHTINMAGKLSLKQSGALLSKALFLVANDSGPFHIARGVKCKTFVIFGPTSPAMFDFGENTVLIDKNIKCSPCSLHGDKECPQGHFDCMKQITGKEVFDTIENSVKI
- a CDS encoding lipopolysaccharide core heptose(II) kinase RfaY, translated to MNKEKLGNIFLYYKEKKDKNLYEKIENDEYEIVKIFKNDQRSYVALISIEGENLVYKQPVEKNSRKWQRFLSIFRGSESRREFQNIEKINDIGLNGAVPCLAVEKRKGVFVVDSYLIYSYIDGRESSFEDIEIISQELKKIHDLGFLHGDSHLNNFLIKDNKVYLIDTKLEKNKYGNFGKSFEFMYLEESCPQKIDFDKNSIYFKGAKMLRSYLTLLSKFKIKLKSIRRRKK
- a CDS encoding glycosyltransferase family 9 protein, giving the protein MRILIIHTAFIGDIVLSTPLIKKLKEIYPNSDITYVTTPVGASILRNNPNISEIIEYDKRGKHKGVKGIYQLGKRLKYENFNLVITPHRYIRSSILSWMTGSPVRKGYKNAAASFLFTEKIPYDRNKHEVEKLLSFVSGKEEKRYEIELYPNEQDIKKVDEMLKKYKGKKLILLAPGSKWFTKKWPIEYFNEVIGQVMNRKDIITGIIGGADEMALKIVSGGNIVDFRGKTTLLELAELIKRSELVVTNDSSPIHIASAWKNVKILAIFGPTVKELGFFPWSENSKVFQIKSLTCRPCSLHGGDKCPQRHFKCMLDIKPKMILDEIMKTIERV
- a CDS encoding glycosyltransferase family 9 protein — its product is MDIKRIIVSRTDKIGDLILSIPSFFMIKKMYPNAELVVLVRKYNYEIVKNLPYIDRIMKIDEYSQSDLIEKIAYFKADVFIALYNDSFVAKLARASKAKIRIGPISKLSSIFTYNKGVWQKRSKSIKNEGKYNLDLVRKLDKELYQKVYELNTKLYYEEKHRNAAELFFKMNDIKGQALVINPFIGGSAKNIKDEEYSNLIMNFKRRNPDISVIVTCHISEEERGEKLLKNSLEKGIYLYANGGELLNIAAIIDRADVYLGASTGPTHIAGALKKRIVAIYPAKKTQSIIRWGVLGDDKVFYLIPDQNNPLENYNNPHFDKYDKNMELELILALERALKLEEGGKN